One stretch of Miscanthus floridulus cultivar M001 chromosome 18, ASM1932011v1, whole genome shotgun sequence DNA includes these proteins:
- the LOC136522104 gene encoding endochitinase A-like: MTKIAQRTMLEDFFTLTEMKDGISTVARIAELISEMHKLENSADINMSDVIRQCSTAANTLASTKNEECLQHFVQLNGVSFLNRWLQDAQKCVGDVSSSAEDLIVAILTALECLPISNEQSASCRVMRTVDHLLAHGNAVINQKARALRHKWSAVPKHGTNGEHFYAEEACRTDQLKSPEASHKTETKKQSVADQDGEPAEESKPEATTCSDAPLSDPSLTNDNADATKQPLGLTSPNSSNGNAGLGDAKNLVTSPTSAGHVGSEDGQSTTKETPSNDIELPTNGILRSNSINAKSGTGQDALVDSTPAAMSVDHNKPDKLFASSKTGLEDSIVSASSSIKESEPFASGRLHLGKDTAETLNHLAAVTRDLQDLSEESIGKEDEPTSSSSTDDMDMSSDYILQRCMSSFGDSSKATDTKSTALKGEKSTRLTDYDDTDALEVARLVAIEVEREVIDYRGPFCSSPDTNSRNADSPDLEAPRQPVAVASELNDNKSSSTEAKSGSSSSHKEDGSGITDGSGPLSRKHTRSVDLGNLDLNENQCAEETDCNPKSVLSNSVNLSMPIAVAASRGSSVFPARLHFEGGLGWKGSAATSAFRRASPRRTPDAEKSLSASSHKTSNMLFDLNVADSDSATSGEPLSTTILPTSSDLPSKGASKAVGVSGGLKLDLNFSCGDEEDAITASNVPPLWNRQQFNGNWSQPSSSSSSRQPAVRNFDLNDNMSIADGSVRGMDGSSVKTPSRDMSDHSAVTIMGKRIVVGQKDHGQQYQHNFLGPSAESRVPPRPTQSFAHTPDYSVFSYPSQPAMPFPPAFFAPGGSPYLVDAKGAPVIPPLSGLSLGISHPSFSTRAPPPSSNELSYFHPSMDFNYGVPSEGARREAGSYWPVSYQGQTMFVDERMRNVSQGGSSGLVLKRKEPESGWDMYSRRGA, encoded by the coding sequence ATGACAAAGATTGCTCAGCGCACCATGCTTGAGGATTTCTTCACTCTTACTGAGATGAAGGATGGCATCTCCACGGTCGCAAGGATCGCAGAGCTCATATCTGAGATGCACAAGCTGGAAAACTCCGCCGACATCAACATGTCCGACGTGATAAGGCAGTGCTCCACGGCTGCCAACACACTAGCATCCACCAAAAACGAAGAGTGCCTTCAGCATTTCGTTCAGCTAAACGGTGTTTCCTTTCTCAACCGTTGGCTTCAGGATGCTCAAAAATGTGTTGGGGATGTCAGCAGTTCAGCGGAGGATCTTATAGTTGCCATATTGACTGCGTTGGAGTGCCTTCCAATCAGCAATGAACAGTCAGCCTCCTGTAGAGTTATGCGTACTGTTGATCACCTGCTTGCTCACGGGAATGCCGTGATCAACCAAAAGGCGAGAGCACTCCGTCACAAGTGGAGTGCTGTACCAAAACATGGTACAAATGGAGAGCATTTTTATGCAGAGGAGGCATGCCGGACTGATCAACTTAAGTCTCCAGAAGCTAGCCACAAGACAGAAACTAAGAAACAGAGTGTAGCGGATCAAGACGGAGAGCCTGCTGAAGAATCAAAACCTGAGGCGACAACTTGCTCAGATGCACCTTTGTCTGATCCTTCTCTGACTAATGACAATGCAGATGCAACAAAGCAACCACTGGGGCTAACatcaccgaattcatcaaatggAAATGCAGGTTTAGGGGATGCGAAAAACTTGGTCACGTCCCCTACATCTGCAGGTCATGTGGGTTCAGAAGATGGGCAGTCCACCACCAAGGAAACTCCTTCCAATGATATAGAACTGCCCACTAATGGCATACTCCGGTCAAACTCTATTAATGCAAAGAGTGGTACTGGACAAGATGCACTGGTGGACTCGACTCCAGCAGCCATGTCTGTGGACCATAATAAACCTGACAAGCTGTTTGCTAGTAGCAAAACGGGTTTGGAAGATAGTATTGTTTCAGCTAGCTCGAGTATCAAGGAGTCTGAGCCATTTGCATCTGGTAGGTTACATTTGGGGAAGGATACAGCTGAAACTTTGAACCATCTTGCAGCTGTAACCCGTGATTTGCAAGATCTGTCCGAGGAAAGTATAGGCAAAGAAGATGAACCTACATCATCATCTAGTACAGATGATATGGACATGAGCAGTGACTATATATTGCAAAGATGTATGTCAAGCTTTGGGGACTCCTCCAAGGCAACAGACACAAAATCCACTGCATTGAAAGGGGAGAAATCAACACGACTGACAGATTATGATGATACAGATGCACTAGAAGTAGCACGTCTGGTAGCTATTGAGGTGGAGCGGGAAGTTATTGACTACAGAGGACCCTTTTGTAGTTCTCCTGATACTAATTCCAGGAATGCCGACAGTCCTGACCTGGAAGCACCGCGGCAGCCTGTAGCTGTTGCCAGTGAACTGAATGATAATAAATCTTCTAGTACAGAGGCTAAGTCAGGAAGTTCCTCATCTCATAAGGAGGATGGATCAGGCATCACAGATGGCAGCGGTCCATTGAGTAGAAAACATACACGGAGTGTGGATCTGGGGAACTTAGACCTTAATGAAAATCAGTGTGCCGAGGAAACTGACTGTAATCCAAAGTCCGTCCTTAGTAATTCTGTCAATTTGTCAATGCCTATAGCTGTGGCTGCTTCaagaggctcatctgtgtttccAGCTCGGCTCCACTTTGAAGGTGGACTTGGGTGGAAAGGTTCTGCTGCAACCAGTGCCTTTCGACGAGCTTCACCTCGGAGGACTCCTGATGCAGAGAAGTCGCTTTCAGCTTCTTCACATAAAACAAGCAACATGCTATTTGATTTAAATGTAGCTGACAGCGATAGTGCTACTTCTGGTGAGCCACTCTCAACAACAATCCTGCCTACTTCTTCTGACCTACCTTCCAAGGGTGCTTCCAAAGCAGTTGGTGTGAGCGGAGGACTGAAACTTGACCTTAATTTCTCATGTGGTGATGAGGAAGATGCTATCACTGCAAGCAACGTGCCGCCATTGTGGAATCGCCAACAATTTAATGGCAACTGGAGTcagccttcttcctcctcatcttcAAGGCAACCTGCAGTCAGAAACTTTGACTTGAATGATAACATGTCAATCGCTGATGGTTCTGTGCGAGGAATGGATGGGTCTTCTGTCAAGACTCCTTCAAGGGATATGTCGGACCATTCTGCCGTCACAATTATGGGTAAGAGGATAGTTGTAGGGCAGAAAGATCATGGGCAGCAATACCAGCATAACTTTCTGGGACCAAGTGCTGAATCAAGAGTTCCTCCAAGACCTACTCAGTCTTTTGCACATACTCCTGACTATAGTGTTTTCAGTTATCCATCTCAACCCGCTATGCCTTTTCCCCCAGCATTCTTTGCTCCTGGGGGCAGTCCGTACTTGGTTGATGCAAAGGGTGCACCAGTCATACCACCGCTGTCAGGTCTAAGCCTCGGCATTTCTCATCCATCTTTCAGCACCAGAGCCCCACCACCCTCATCTAATGAATTGagttactttcatcctagcatggATTTCAATTATGGAGTGCCATCTGAAGGCGCACGTAGGGAGGCAGGGAGCTACTGGCCCGTGTCCTACCAGGGCCAGACAATGTTTGTGGATGAACGCATGAGGAATGTGTCACAGGGTGGTAGTTCTGGGTTGGTGCTGAAACGAAAAGAGCCAGAGTCAGGTTGGGATATGTACTCGCGTCGTGGAGCCTGA
- the LOC136521701 gene encoding uncharacterized protein: MGAEEDAAARCERLRALRAAKELLSTPDGAPTPATDGEQQNGNHEMVEEPALPGPQDAPSEAAKEDGSPTEEAEEVEDDGELPAMKFRNYLPHDEQLRGGKLAPVSLPKFEDPISAETAEPKELENPFGNIAPKNPNWDLKRDVQKRIDKLERRTQKALAEIALEQQREKEALEESQD, encoded by the exons ATGGGCGCCGAGGAGGACGCCGCCGCACGCTGCGAGCGTCTCCGCGCCCTCCGCGCCGCCAAGGAGCTCCTCTCCACCCCCGACGGCGCCCCCACCCCCGCTACCGACGGAGAACAGCA AAATGGCAACCATGAGATGGTAGAAGAGCCAGCGTTACCAGGTCCTCAGGATGCACCTAGCGAGGCTGCTAAAGAGGATGGTAGCCCCACTGAGGAGGCCGAGGAGGTTGAAGATGATGG TGAGCTTCCAGCCATGAAGTTCAGAAACTACCTTCCCCATGATGAGCAACTCCGAGGTGGCAAGCTGGCTCCAGTGTCTCTTCCTAAGTTTGAAGACCCAATTAGTGCTGAAACTGCAGAGCCAAAGGAATTGGAG AATCCTTTTGGAAACATAGCACCAAAGAATCCAAATTGGGATCTGAAACGTGATGTGCAGAAGAGAATTGATAAACTGGAAAGGCGCACACAGAAAGCGTTGGCTGAGATTGCAT TGGAGCAGCAGAGGGAGAAGGAAGCCTTGGAGGAATCTCAAGATTGA
- the LOC136521700 gene encoding uncharacterized protein, whose protein sequence is MLRLAGSFHRLPPPVLLPRAHRPISPALAASPLSRRRALLLLLSSFGIGPLSCYRGPSFAAMAAAAPPVAKKVPRQLVEHGDVRVDNYYWLRDDSRSDPDVLAHLRAENDYTAAVMSDVKQLEDEIYAEIRGRIKEDDIDAPLRKGQYYYYERTLTGKEYVQHCRRLVPTDAPITVHDVMPTGPDAPDEHIILDENVKAEGHDYYSIGAFKVSPNNKLVAYAEDTKGDEIYTVYVIDAESGEYVGQPLKGITSDIEWSGDDHLVYITMDSILRPDKVWLHKLGSDQSSDACLYHEKDDTFSLGLQASESKRYLFVESGSKNTSFIFYLDISKQNKELAVLTPRVYGIDTTASHRGNHFFIKRRSDEFYNSDLVACPLDNVAETTILLPHRESVKIQDFQLFDNHIAVYERENGLPKVTVYRLPAIGESIGQLQGGRALDFIDPTYSVDPEESQFHSSVLRFHYSSMRTPPSVYDYDMDSGVSVLKKIHTVLGGFDASNYVTERKWATAADGTQIPMSILYRKDLVKLDGSDPMLLYGYGSYEICIDPSFRGSRFSLVDRGFIYVIAHIRGGGEMGRKWYEDGKLLKKKNTFTDFIDCAEYLIKNKYCSKEKLCINGRSAGGLLMGAVLNMRPDLFRAAVAGVPFVDVVTTMLDPTIPLTTAEWEEWGDPRKEEYYYYMKSYSPVDNVTAQEYPNILVTAGLNDPRVMYSEPAKYVAKLRELKRGDNLLLFKCELGAGHFSKSGRFEKLQEDAFTYAFILKALGMTRKLASL, encoded by the exons ATGCTCCGGCTGGCCGGCTCCTTCCATCGTCTGCCCCCTCCCGTGCTTCTCCCCCGCGCGCACCGCCCCATCTCCCCAGCCCTCGCCGCGTCCCCGCTCTCGCGCCGCcgcgctctcctcctcctcctttcctCCTTCGGCATCGGGCCCCTCTCCTGTTACCGCGGCCCTTCCTTCgcagcgatggcggcggcggcgccgccggtgGCCAAGAAGGTGCCGCGCCAGCTCGTCGAGCATGGCGACGTCCGCGTCGACAACTACTACTGGCTCCGCGACGACTCCCGGTCCGACCCGGACGTCCTCGCGCACCTCCGCGCCGAGAACGACTACACCGCCGCCGTCATGTCCG ATGTCAAGCAACTTGAGGACGAAATATATGCTGAAATCAGAGGAAGAATCAAGGAAGACGATATTGATGCGCCTCTTCGTAAAGGGCAGTACTACTACTATGAGAGGACATTGACTGGCAAGGAGTATGTGCAACACTGTAGGCGTCTCGTACCGACTGATGCTCCTATTACAGTCCACGATGTGATGCCCACAGGACCTGATGCCCCTGATGAGCATATTATCCTGGATGAGAATGTTAAGGCTGAGGGCCATGACTACTACAGCATCGGAGCTTTCAAG GTCAGTCCCAACAACAAGCTAGTTGCTTACGCAGAAGACACTAAAGGTGATGAAATCTACACGGTCTATGTCATTGACGCGGAGAGTGGAGAATATGTTGGGCAACCACTTAAAGGAATTACTTCTGACATTGAGTGGTCTGGTGACGACCACCTCGTTTACATTACAATGGATAGTATACTTCGCCCAGATAAA GTATGGCTACATAAGTTAGGGTCTGATCAATCAAGTGATGCTTGTCTGTATCATGAGAAAGATGACACATTTTCTCTAGGCCTTCAAGCTTCTGAAAGCAAGAGATATTTATTTGTTGAATCTGGAAGCAAAAATACAAGCTTTATATTCTACCTGGACATATCCAAACAGAACAAGGAACTTGCTGTTTTGACACCTCGTGTGTATGGCATTGATACAACAGCTAGCCATCGTGGAAATCATTTCTTTATTAAGAGGCGAAGTGATGAGTTCTACAATTCTGATTTGGTTGCTTGCCCACTGGATAATGTAGCTGAGACCACTATACTGCTACCACATAGAGAAAG TGTGAAAATACAGGATTTCCAGCTCTTTGACAACCATATTGCTGTATATGAGCGTGAGAATGGCCTTCCCAAAGTAACTGTATATCGGCTACCTGCTATTGGAGAGTCAATTGGACAACTTCAGGGAGGTCGAGCGCTTGATTTTATTGATCCAACATATTCTGTGGACCCTGAGGAGTCTCAGTTTCATTCATCTGTTCTTCGATTTCATTATAGTTCAATGAGGACCCCGCCCTCTGTTTACGACTATGATATGGATTCAGGGGTGTCTGTTCTGAAGAAGATCCATACT GTTTTAGGCGGATTTGATGCATCAAATTATGTAACAGAAAGAAAATGGGCTACTGCTGCTGATGGCACTCAGATCCCCATGTCCATTCTATACAGAAAAGATCTTGTGAAGCTTGATGGCTCAGACCCTATGCTACTATATGGCTATGGCTCCTACGAG ATATGCATAGATCCGAGTTTCAGAGGGTCAAGATTCTCTCTGGTAGATAGGGGCTTTATATATGTGATAGCTCATATCCGCGGTGGTGGTGAAATGGGCCGGAAGTGGTATGAAGATGGGAAACTATTGAAGAAGAAAAACACTTTCACGGATTTCATTGATTGTGCTGAGTACTTGATAAAAAACAAGTATTGTTCCAAGGAAAAGCTTTGCATCAATGGCAGAAGTGCAGGTGGCTTATTGATGGGTGCTGTCCTAAATATGAGGCCTGACTTATTCAGGGCAGCTGTTGCTGGAGTGCCTTTCGTTGATGTTGTCACAACTATGCTTGATCCAACTATCCCATTGACAACGGCTGAATGGGAG GAGTGGGGTGATCCAAGAAAAGAAGAATACTATTATTACATGAAATCATATTCTCCTGTTGACAAT GTGACGGCACAAGAGTATCCCAACATTCTTGTCACCGCTGGCTTAAACG ATCCACGCGTGATGTACTCTGAGCCTGCGAAATATGTGGCGAAGCTGAGGGAGTTGAAAAGAGGAGATAACCTTCTGCTGTTCAAATGCGAGCTGGGAGCTGGACACTTCTCCAAATCAGGAAG GTTTGAGAAATTACAGGAGGACGCGTTTACTTATGCGTTCATCCTCAAGGCGCTGGGCATGACTCGGAAGCTGGCTTCACTGTGA